A stretch of the Sulfuritortus calidifontis genome encodes the following:
- the leuS gene encoding leucine--tRNA ligase gives MDANYRPELIEPEAQKQWEAEQAFRAVEDDSRPKYYCLSMFPYPSGKLHMGHVRNYTIGDVLARYHRMKGYNVLQPMGWDAFGLPAENAAMANKVAPAAWTYANIDYMRKQLKSLGLAIDWSRELATCKPDYYRWEQWLFVKLFEKGLIYKKLATVNWDPVDHTVLANEQVIDGRGWRSGALVEKRDIPMYFFRITDYAEELLSELDHLPGWPERVKTMQRNWIGKSFGVEIHFPLKPGPQASASLSPAGGGESGERADSAREVLKVFTTRADTLFGVTYVAVAAEHPLAQQAAADNPQLAAFIAECKQGSVAEADLATMEKKGMDTGLKVYHPFTHQPVPVWVANYVLMGYGEGAVMAVPAHDERDFAFAKKYGLPIKAVIRPSEEKGVRSEAENTSTPDASPLTPHLPYLEYGTLFDSGDFSGRSSQDAIEKIALVLKSLNLGEKRITYRLRDWGISRQRYWGCPIPIVHCPTCGDVPVPEDQLPVVLPEDVVIDVGSPLKKMPEWSRCACPKCGGAAERETDTMDTFVESSWYYARYACPDNDQAMLDGRAKHWLPVDQYIGGIEHAILHLLYARFFHKLMRDVGLFGAEHVRRGADSPQPNPLPEGEGAKAKPKAIDEPFANLLTQGMVVAETYYREGADGKKQWHNPAEVEVERDAKGHIVAARLKSDGQPVIIGGIEKMSKSKNNGVDPQALIDQYGADTARLFMMFAAPPEQSLEWSDAGVEGAHRFLKRLWKAVHDHVASGAVAAYSGGELSSAQRALRRQLHQTIQKVSDDIERRQQFNTAIAAVMELMNALAKLEGDDAVTRSLRQEALEAVALMLAPMVPHICQALLAELKPGFAFTQAAWPSADSSALVQNAIELVLQVNGKLRGKLTVAVGTAKEAIEAAALASPEAQKHMEGKPAKKVVVVPGRLVNIVV, from the coding sequence ATGGACGCCAATTACCGCCCGGAACTCATTGAACCGGAAGCACAAAAACAGTGGGAGGCCGAACAGGCCTTCCGCGCCGTCGAAGACGACAGCCGCCCCAAGTACTACTGCCTGTCCATGTTTCCCTACCCCTCGGGCAAGCTGCACATGGGCCACGTGCGCAACTACACCATCGGCGACGTGCTGGCCCGCTATCACCGCATGAAGGGCTACAACGTGCTGCAGCCGATGGGCTGGGACGCCTTCGGCCTGCCGGCCGAGAACGCGGCCATGGCCAACAAGGTCGCGCCCGCGGCCTGGACCTACGCCAACATCGATTACATGCGCAAGCAGCTCAAATCGCTCGGCCTGGCCATCGACTGGTCGCGCGAGCTGGCCACCTGCAAGCCCGACTATTACCGCTGGGAGCAGTGGCTGTTCGTGAAGCTGTTCGAGAAGGGTCTGATCTACAAAAAGCTGGCCACCGTGAACTGGGACCCGGTGGACCACACCGTGCTGGCCAACGAGCAGGTCATCGACGGCCGCGGCTGGCGTTCGGGCGCCCTGGTCGAAAAGCGCGACATCCCCATGTATTTCTTCCGCATCACCGACTACGCGGAAGAGCTGCTCTCCGAACTCGACCACCTGCCCGGCTGGCCGGAGCGGGTGAAGACCATGCAGCGCAACTGGATCGGCAAGAGCTTCGGCGTCGAGATCCACTTCCCGTTAAAGCCAGGGCCGCAGGCCAGCGCGTCCCTCTCCCCCGCAGGCGGGGGAGAGTCAGGAGAGAGGGCCGACAGCGCCCGTGAAGTCCTAAAGGTCTTCACCACCCGGGCCGACACCCTGTTCGGCGTCACCTATGTCGCCGTGGCCGCCGAGCACCCGCTGGCGCAGCAGGCCGCCGCCGACAACCCGCAGCTCGCCGCCTTCATCGCCGAGTGCAAGCAGGGCAGCGTGGCCGAGGCCGATCTGGCCACCATGGAAAAGAAGGGCATGGACACCGGGCTCAAGGTCTATCACCCCTTCACCCACCAGCCGGTGCCGGTGTGGGTCGCCAACTATGTGCTGATGGGCTACGGCGAAGGCGCGGTGATGGCGGTGCCGGCCCACGACGAGCGCGACTTTGCCTTCGCGAAGAAGTATGGCCTGCCGATCAAGGCCGTGATCCGGCCCAGTGAGGAGAAAGGCGTGAGGAGTGAGGCGGAAAACACCTCTACGCCTGACGCCTCACCCCTCACGCCTCATTTGCCGTACCTTGAGTACGGCACCCTGTTCGACTCCGGCGACTTCTCCGGCCGCAGCTCGCAGGACGCCATCGAGAAGATCGCCCTGGTGCTGAAAAGCCTGAACCTGGGCGAGAAGCGCATCACCTATCGCCTGCGCGACTGGGGCATCTCGCGCCAGCGCTACTGGGGTTGCCCCATCCCCATCGTCCACTGCCCGACCTGCGGCGACGTGCCGGTGCCCGAGGACCAGCTGCCCGTGGTGCTGCCGGAGGACGTGGTGATCGACGTCGGCTCGCCCCTGAAGAAGATGCCCGAGTGGTCGCGCTGCGCCTGCCCCAAGTGCGGCGGTGCGGCCGAGCGCGAGACCGACACCATGGACACCTTCGTCGAGTCGTCCTGGTACTACGCCCGCTATGCCTGCCCGGACAACGACCAGGCCATGCTCGACGGCCGCGCCAAGCACTGGCTGCCGGTGGACCAGTACATCGGCGGCATCGAGCACGCCATCCTGCATCTCTTGTACGCCCGTTTCTTCCACAAGCTGATGCGGGACGTGGGGTTGTTTGGGGCGGAGCATGTGCGTCGTGGCGCCGACAGCCCTCAGCCCAACCCTCTCCCGGAGGGAGAGGGAGCGAAGGCCAAGCCCAAAGCGATTGACGAGCCCTTCGCCAACCTGCTCACCCAGGGCATGGTGGTGGCCGAGACCTATTACCGCGAGGGGGCCGACGGCAAGAAGCAGTGGCACAACCCGGCCGAGGTCGAGGTGGAGCGCGACGCCAAGGGCCACATCGTCGCCGCCAGGCTGAAGAGCGATGGCCAGCCGGTGATCATCGGCGGCATCGAGAAGATGTCGAAGTCGAAGAACAACGGCGTCGATCCCCAGGCCCTGATCGACCAGTACGGCGCCGACACCGCCCGCCTGTTCATGATGTTCGCCGCCCCGCCCGAGCAGAGCCTGGAGTGGTCGGATGCCGGCGTCGAGGGCGCCCACCGCTTCCTCAAGCGCCTGTGGAAGGCGGTGCACGACCATGTGGCGTCGGGCGCCGTCGCCGCTTATAGTGGCGGGGAGTTGAGCAGCGCCCAGCGGGCCTTGCGCCGCCAGCTGCACCAGACCATCCAGAAGGTGAGCGACGACATCGAGCGCCGCCAGCAGTTCAACACGGCCATCGCCGCGGTGATGGAGCTGATGAACGCCTTGGCCAAGCTGGAAGGCGACGATGCGGTCACCCGCAGCCTGCGCCAAGAGGCGCTGGAGGCCGTGGCCCTGATGCTCGCGCCCATGGTGCCGCACATCTGCCAGGCCCTGCTCGCGGAATTGAAGCCCGGCTTCGCCTTCACCCAGGCCGCCTGGCCCAGCGCCGACAGCTCAGCCCTGGTTCAGAACGCGATCGAGCTGGTGCTGCAAGTGAACGGCAAGCTGCGCGGCAAGCTAACCGTGGCGGTCGGCACCGCCAAGGAGGCGATCGAGGCCGCGGCGCTCGCCAGCCCCGAGGCGCAGAAGCATATGGAAGGCAAACCAGCCAAGAAAGTGGTGGTGGTGCCCGGCCGTCTGGTCAACATCGTCGTCTGA
- a CDS encoding phosphoribulokinase — protein sequence MSKKHPVVVVTGSSGAGTTTVKRAFEHIFRREHLTAAIVEGDSFHSLGRVEFKAAMQKAEAEGNKHFSHFGPEANDFEALANLFKTYGETGGGKRRYYIHSDEEAAEHNAKLGTSLKPGEFTPWQDLPTPTDLLFYEGLHGLVVTDKVDMAQYVDLAVGVVPVVNLEWIQKIHRDAAERGYSAEVIVDTILRRMPDYVNYITPQFSRTHVNFQRVPTVDTSNPFIARDIPTPDESFVIIRFADPKGVDFPYLLNMIHDSFMSRPNNLVVPGGKMGFAMEVILGPMIEEMVEKSKKAK from the coding sequence ATGTCCAAGAAGCACCCCGTCGTGGTCGTGACCGGTTCTTCCGGCGCCGGCACCACCACCGTCAAGCGCGCCTTCGAGCACATCTTCCGGCGCGAGCACCTGACCGCCGCCATCGTCGAGGGCGACAGTTTCCACAGCCTGGGCCGGGTCGAGTTCAAGGCCGCCATGCAAAAGGCCGAGGCTGAGGGCAACAAGCACTTCTCTCATTTCGGTCCCGAGGCCAACGACTTCGAGGCCCTGGCCAACCTGTTCAAGACCTACGGCGAGACCGGTGGCGGCAAGCGCCGCTACTACATCCACAGCGATGAAGAGGCGGCCGAGCACAACGCCAAGCTGGGCACCAGCCTGAAGCCGGGTGAGTTCACCCCCTGGCAGGACCTGCCCACCCCGACCGACCTCCTGTTCTACGAAGGCCTGCACGGCCTGGTGGTGACCGACAAGGTCGACATGGCCCAGTACGTGGATCTGGCCGTGGGTGTGGTGCCCGTGGTCAACCTGGAGTGGATCCAGAAGATTCACCGCGACGCGGCCGAGCGCGGTTATTCGGCCGAGGTGATCGTCGACACCATCCTGCGCCGGATGCCCGACTATGTGAACTACATCACGCCGCAGTTCTCCCGCACCCATGTCAACTTCCAGCGGGTGCCGACGGTGGACACCTCCAACCCCTTCATCGCGCGCGACATCCCGACCCCGGACGAGAGCTTCGTCATCATCCGCTTCGCCGATCCCAAGGGCGTGGACTTCCCCTATCTGCTCAACATGATCCACGACTCCTTCATGTCGCGGCCGAACAACCTGGTGGTGCCCGGCGGCAAGATGGGCTTCGCCATGGAGGTCATCCTCGGCCCGATGATCGAGGAGATGGTGGAGAAGAGCAAAAAGGCCAAGTAA
- the nirB gene encoding nitrite reductase large subunit NirB, whose amino-acid sequence MDKLKLVVVGNGMAGMRTVEELLKIAPDLYDITVFGAEIHPNYNRILLSPVLAGEQTVPDIVLNSMAWYEQNNIHLHLGKKVTRIDRKNRVVHAEDGTAAEYDRLLLATGSNPFILPIPGADLPGVVSFRDIADVEAMINAASRYRHAVVVGGGLLGLEAANGLRLRGMEVSVVHIAPWLMERQLDEPAARLLQQNLEAKGLKFLLQKQTIELVKGESGRVCAVKFKDGDTVPADLVVMAVGIRPNTALAEGAGIHCERGIVVNDTLQTYDPRIYAVGECVSHRGVAYGLVAPLFEQARVAANHLAEYGIGRYEGSVTSTKLKVTGIDLFSAGDFSGGEGTESLVFSDPSSGEYKKVVLKDNKLVGVCLYGDTLNGAWYFDLLREGTDVSQFRKTLLFGQRHLGDSGHGPADHVAALPDTAEICGCNGVCKGDIVKAIVDKKLFTLDEVRAHTKASSSCGSCTGLVEAVLAHTLGGNYSAAPSKKPMCKCTEHSHDEVIAAIRDQSLKTMRAVFDTLEWKTPDGCASCRPALNYYLLARWPGEYRDDAQSRFINERAHGNIQKDGSFSVVPRMWGGLTNPRELRAIADVAEKYRVPEVKVTGGQRIDLFGVKKEDLPAIWKDLSAAGFVSGHAYGKALRTVKTCVGSQWCRFGTQDSTGLGVKLEKLTWGSWMPHKFKLAVSGCPRNCAEATIKDFGVVCVDSGYELHVGGNGGIKVRVTDLLTKVETEEQVLEYCGAFIQLYREEAHYLERTAPWLERVGLNYIKRRILEDAPGRAALFERFKYGQQFAQIDPWKERAEGLDAGEFQTIRITA is encoded by the coding sequence ATGGACAAACTGAAACTGGTGGTGGTGGGCAACGGCATGGCCGGCATGCGCACCGTCGAGGAATTGCTGAAGATCGCGCCGGACCTGTACGACATCACCGTGTTCGGCGCAGAGATTCACCCCAACTACAACCGCATCCTGCTCTCGCCGGTGCTGGCCGGCGAGCAGACCGTGCCCGATATCGTGCTCAACAGCATGGCGTGGTACGAGCAGAACAACATCCATCTGCATCTGGGCAAGAAGGTCACCAGGATCGATCGCAAGAATCGGGTCGTTCATGCCGAAGATGGTACGGCGGCCGAATACGACCGCCTGTTGCTGGCGACCGGCTCCAATCCCTTCATCCTGCCCATTCCCGGGGCAGACCTGCCCGGGGTGGTGTCCTTCCGCGACATCGCCGATGTGGAGGCGATGATCAATGCCGCCAGCCGCTACCGGCACGCCGTGGTCGTCGGCGGTGGCCTGCTCGGCCTGGAGGCGGCCAACGGCCTCAGGCTGCGGGGCATGGAGGTCAGCGTCGTGCACATCGCGCCCTGGCTGATGGAGCGCCAGCTCGACGAACCGGCGGCGCGCCTGCTGCAGCAGAACCTCGAAGCCAAGGGGCTGAAGTTCCTGCTGCAGAAGCAGACGATTGAGCTGGTCAAGGGCGAGAGCGGCCGGGTCTGCGCGGTGAAGTTCAAGGACGGCGATACGGTGCCGGCCGACCTGGTGGTGATGGCGGTCGGCATCCGGCCCAACACCGCCCTGGCCGAGGGCGCCGGCATTCATTGCGAGCGCGGCATCGTGGTCAACGACACCCTGCAGACCTACGACCCGCGCATCTATGCCGTGGGCGAGTGCGTCAGCCATCGCGGCGTCGCCTATGGCCTGGTCGCGCCCCTGTTCGAGCAGGCCAGGGTCGCGGCCAATCATCTGGCCGAATACGGCATCGGCCGCTACGAAGGCTCGGTCACTTCGACCAAGCTCAAGGTCACCGGCATCGACCTCTTCTCGGCCGGCGATTTCAGCGGCGGCGAGGGCACCGAGTCGCTGGTCTTCTCCGACCCGAGCAGCGGTGAATACAAGAAGGTGGTGCTGAAGGACAACAAGCTGGTCGGCGTCTGTCTCTACGGCGACACCCTCAACGGCGCCTGGTATTTCGACCTCTTGCGCGAGGGCACCGACGTCTCCCAGTTCCGCAAGACCCTGCTGTTCGGCCAGCGCCACCTGGGCGACTCCGGCCATGGCCCGGCCGACCACGTTGCCGCGCTGCCGGATACGGCCGAGATCTGCGGCTGCAACGGGGTGTGCAAGGGCGACATCGTCAAGGCCATCGTCGACAAGAAGCTGTTCACCCTGGACGAGGTGCGCGCCCATACCAAGGCCTCCAGCTCTTGCGGTTCCTGCACCGGTCTGGTCGAGGCGGTGCTGGCCCACACCCTGGGCGGCAATTATTCCGCCGCGCCGTCCAAGAAGCCCATGTGCAAGTGTACCGAGCACAGCCACGACGAGGTGATCGCGGCGATCCGTGACCAGTCGCTCAAGACCATGCGCGCCGTGTTCGACACCCTGGAATGGAAGACGCCGGACGGCTGCGCCAGCTGCCGGCCGGCGCTCAATTACTACCTGCTCGCGCGCTGGCCGGGTGAGTACCGGGACGATGCCCAGTCGCGCTTCATCAACGAGCGCGCCCACGGCAACATCCAAAAGGACGGCAGCTTCTCGGTGGTGCCGCGCATGTGGGGTGGCCTGACCAACCCCAGGGAGCTGCGCGCCATCGCCGATGTGGCCGAGAAATACCGGGTGCCGGAGGTCAAGGTCACCGGCGGCCAGCGCATCGACCTCTTTGGCGTGAAGAAGGAGGACCTGCCGGCGATCTGGAAGGATTTGTCGGCCGCCGGCTTCGTCTCCGGCCACGCCTACGGCAAGGCCCTGCGCACGGTGAAGACCTGCGTCGGTTCCCAGTGGTGCCGTTTCGGCACCCAGGACTCGACCGGCCTCGGCGTGAAGCTGGAAAAACTCACCTGGGGTTCCTGGATGCCGCACAAGTTCAAGCTCGCCGTGTCCGGCTGCCCGCGCAACTGCGCCGAGGCGACGATCAAGGACTTCGGCGTGGTCTGCGTCGATTCCGGCTACGAGCTGCACGTCGGCGGCAACGGCGGCATCAAGGTGCGGGTGACCGATCTTTTGACCAAGGTCGAGACCGAGGAACAGGTGCTGGAATACTGCGGCGCCTTCATCCAGCTCTACCGCGAAGAGGCGCATTACCTGGAGCGCACCGCGCCCTGGCTCGAACGGGTCGGCCTCAATTACATCAAGCGGCGCATCCTGGAGGATGCGCCGGGCCGCGCCGCCCTGTTCGAGCGCTTCAAGTACGGCCAGCAGTTCGCCCAGATCGACCCCTGGAAAGAGCGGGCCGAGGGCCTGGACGCCGGCGAGTTCCAGACCATCCGCATCACGGCCTGA
- the nirD gene encoding nitrite reductase small subunit NirD yields the protein MSDWIAIAKFDDLPRLGARVVQFDTVRVAVFRTSTDEVFAVKDACPHRGGPLSQGIVHGQSVTCPLHNWRIDLATGEAVQPDQGCVRTFETKVEAGQVYLRLADTAEETASVACAAHG from the coding sequence ATGTCTGATTGGATTGCCATTGCCAAGTTCGACGACCTGCCCCGACTGGGTGCCCGGGTCGTCCAGTTCGACACCGTCCGGGTCGCGGTCTTTCGCACTTCCACCGACGAGGTGTTCGCCGTCAAGGACGCTTGCCCCCACCGCGGCGGCCCGCTGTCGCAGGGCATCGTCCATGGCCAGTCGGTGACCTGCCCGCTGCACAACTGGCGCATCGATCTGGCCACCGGCGAGGCGGTACAGCCGGACCAGGGCTGCGTGCGCACCTTCGAGACCAAGGTGGAGGCCGGTCAGGTCTATCTGCGCCTGGCCGACACCGCCGAGGAAACCGCATCGGTCGCCTGTGCCGCCCATGGCTGA
- a CDS encoding nitrate reductase has protein sequence MAETRSVCCYCGVGCGVLIAHDGTRITGVRGDPAHPANYGRLCTKGATLHLTAQAGGRCLYPELREDKAGERRRVSWDAALETAADRFAAVIREHGPEAVGIYLSGQLSTEDYYVFNKLMKGLIGSNNVDTNSRLCMSSAVAGYKATLGADAPPACYEDIDQAGTIFIAGANTAWAHPVLYRRIEAARQANPQLKVVVVDPRRTDTAREADLHLAILPGTDVALFHAMLHVLIAERRIDADYIAAHTEGWPAVRDLVEAYAPERAAQICGVPAEAIVRAARLFATGPTLSLYCQGLNQSSHGVDKNAALINLHLATGQIGRPGCGPFSLTGQSNAMGGREVGGLANLLPAHRDLNNPTHRAEVARLWGVEAVPAKPGRPAVAMFEAARRGEIKALWVVCTNPAHSLPNQTLVREALARVDFLIVQEAFADTETAAYADLLLPAASWGEKDGSMTNSERRISRLRAAVPPPGEARADWAIAVDFARRLEDRLGRDRTLFPYETAEEVWNEHRESTRGRDLDITGLSYARLDTQGPQQWPCPEGAAAGRARLYADGVFPTVSGRARFHCAGWQPVAEPADAEYPLSLTTGRLRDQWHTMSRTGLVPRLWGHVEEVMLLMHPEDMAARQLRDGELVRVRSRRGQLLVRVKAEADQRTGQVFLPMHWGGRFMAGLGTNVLTVAACDAVSGQPELKHAAVEVEAAGPMHPLLLMLRGKAVEWLARLQPLLGQFDYASLGLAGRERAVVVLRAASTQPLDAARLARIDRLAGLDDAAVMSYFDAGSGISKRARLDSGRLVAVRLYGETAAQDWLKQCMAEEMDVSPLRPWLLAPLAAPPQGQVASGRIVCNCKNVSESAIRAAIAEGADLAALQAGLGCGTECGSCLPELKRLLAQQPVPA, from the coding sequence ATGGCTGAAACCCGAAGCGTCTGTTGCTATTGCGGCGTCGGCTGCGGCGTGCTGATCGCGCACGACGGCACTCGCATCACCGGCGTGCGCGGCGACCCGGCGCATCCAGCCAACTACGGCCGGCTCTGCACCAAGGGCGCCACTTTGCATCTCACCGCCCAGGCCGGCGGCCGCTGCCTGTATCCCGAGCTGCGGGAGGACAAGGCGGGTGAACGTCGGCGCGTGAGCTGGGATGCCGCGCTGGAGACGGCGGCCGACCGGTTCGCCGCCGTCATCCGCGAGCACGGCCCCGAGGCGGTCGGCATCTATCTCTCGGGCCAGCTCTCCACCGAGGACTACTACGTCTTCAACAAGCTGATGAAGGGCCTGATCGGCAGCAACAACGTCGACACCAATTCACGCCTGTGCATGTCCAGCGCGGTGGCCGGCTACAAGGCCACCCTGGGCGCCGATGCACCGCCGGCCTGCTACGAGGACATCGACCAGGCCGGCACGATCTTCATCGCCGGCGCCAACACCGCCTGGGCCCATCCCGTGCTCTATCGCCGGATCGAGGCGGCGCGCCAGGCCAACCCGCAATTGAAAGTCGTCGTCGTCGATCCGCGCCGCACCGACACCGCGCGCGAGGCCGACCTGCATCTGGCCATCCTGCCCGGCACCGACGTCGCGCTGTTTCATGCCATGCTCCACGTCCTGATCGCCGAACGGCGCATCGATGCCGATTACATCGCGGCCCACACCGAGGGCTGGCCGGCTGTGCGCGATCTGGTCGAGGCCTATGCCCCGGAGCGGGCCGCGCAGATCTGCGGCGTGCCGGCCGAGGCCATTGTGCGCGCCGCCCGCCTGTTCGCGACCGGTCCCACCCTCTCGCTCTACTGCCAGGGCCTCAATCAATCCAGCCACGGTGTCGACAAGAATGCCGCCCTGATCAATCTGCACCTGGCCACCGGCCAGATCGGCCGGCCTGGCTGCGGCCCGTTCTCGCTCACCGGCCAGTCCAATGCCATGGGCGGGCGCGAGGTCGGCGGCCTGGCCAATCTGCTCCCGGCCCACCGCGATTTGAACAACCCGACGCATCGCGCCGAAGTGGCGCGGCTGTGGGGCGTGGAAGCGGTGCCGGCCAAGCCGGGGCGGCCGGCGGTGGCGATGTTCGAGGCGGCGCGCCGGGGCGAGATCAAGGCCCTCTGGGTGGTCTGCACCAACCCGGCCCATTCCCTGCCCAACCAGACCCTGGTGCGCGAGGCCCTGGCCCGGGTGGATTTCCTGATCGTGCAGGAGGCCTTTGCCGACACCGAGACCGCCGCCTATGCCGACCTCCTGCTGCCCGCCGCCAGTTGGGGCGAAAAGGACGGCAGCATGACCAACTCGGAGCGGCGCATCAGCCGCCTCCGCGCCGCCGTGCCGCCGCCGGGCGAGGCGCGGGCCGACTGGGCGATCGCCGTCGATTTCGCCCGACGCCTGGAAGACAGGCTCGGCCGGGACCGGACCCTGTTCCCCTACGAGACGGCCGAAGAGGTCTGGAACGAGCATCGCGAATCGACCCGAGGTCGTGATCTCGACATCACCGGGCTCTCCTACGCCCGGCTCGATACCCAGGGGCCGCAACAATGGCCTTGCCCCGAAGGCGCGGCGGCGGGTCGGGCGCGGCTCTATGCCGACGGCGTGTTTCCAACCGTCAGTGGGCGCGCCCGCTTTCATTGCGCCGGCTGGCAGCCGGTGGCCGAGCCGGCCGATGCGGAATACCCCCTGAGCCTGACCACCGGCCGTCTGCGCGACCAGTGGCACACCATGAGCCGCACCGGCCTGGTGCCGCGCCTGTGGGGCCATGTCGAGGAAGTCATGCTGCTGATGCATCCCGAGGACATGGCGGCACGCCAATTGCGGGATGGCGAGCTGGTCAGGGTCAGGAGCCGGCGCGGCCAGCTCCTGGTCCGAGTCAAGGCGGAGGCGGACCAGCGTACCGGCCAGGTCTTCCTGCCCATGCACTGGGGTGGCCGGTTCATGGCCGGCCTGGGCACCAACGTCCTCACCGTCGCTGCCTGCGATGCGGTGTCCGGCCAGCCCGAGCTCAAGCATGCCGCGGTCGAGGTCGAGGCCGCCGGGCCCATGCACCCGCTGCTGCTGATGCTGCGCGGCAAGGCGGTCGAGTGGCTGGCACGGCTCCAGCCCCTGCTCGGGCAATTCGACTACGCCAGCCTGGGCCTTGCCGGCCGTGAGCGCGCGGTCGTCGTGCTCCGCGCCGCCAGCACGCAGCCGCTCGATGCCGCGCGCTTGGCCAGGATCGACCGCCTGGCCGGCCTCGACGATGCGGCGGTCATGAGCTACTTCGATGCCGGCAGCGGCATTTCCAAGCGGGCACGCTTGGATTCGGGCCGGCTGGTCGCCGTGCGTCTCTATGGCGAGACCGCCGCGCAAGACTGGCTCAAGCAGTGCATGGCCGAGGAGATGGACGTCAGCCCCCTGCGCCCCTGGCTGCTGGCGCCGTTGGCCGCACCGCCGCAGGGCCAGGTGGCGTCGGGGCGTATCGTCTGCAACTGCAAGAATGTCTCCGAGTCGGCCATCCGCGCCGCCATCGCCGAGGGCGCCGACCTCGCCGCGCTGCAAGCCGGTCTGGGCTGCGGCACCGAATGCGGTTCCTGTCTGCCTGAACTGAAGCGGCTGCTGGCGCAACAACCGGTGCCGGCCTGA
- a CDS encoding ANTAR domain-containing response regulator, with product MEFANAAVALKILVVSQSRKQLNTLLDALAACPEGHHVVGRLDRAIDLPRWVDEVAPDLVIMDTDSPSRDTLEQVCLATQATPRPIVMFTQDGRREAIQSAVRAGVTCYVVDGLKPERVQPILQLAQARFEEMHSMRQELQRARQELQEHKLVERAKRLLMQQAGLDEEAAYRRLRKEAMARRLRLAELAKALLQQS from the coding sequence ATGGAGTTTGCCAACGCCGCCGTGGCGCTGAAGATCCTGGTGGTCAGCCAGTCGCGCAAGCAGTTGAACACCCTGCTCGATGCCCTGGCGGCCTGTCCCGAGGGGCATCACGTAGTGGGCCGGCTCGATCGGGCGATCGATCTGCCGCGCTGGGTGGACGAGGTGGCGCCCGACCTCGTCATCATGGACACCGATTCGCCCAGCCGCGATACCCTGGAGCAGGTCTGTCTCGCCACCCAGGCGACACCGCGGCCGATCGTGATGTTCACCCAGGACGGTCGGCGCGAGGCCATCCAGTCGGCGGTACGGGCCGGCGTGACCTGCTATGTCGTCGATGGCCTCAAACCAGAACGGGTACAGCCCATACTGCAGCTGGCTCAGGCGCGGTTCGAAGAAATGCACTCGATGCGCCAGGAACTGCAGCGCGCCCGCCAGGAACTGCAGGAACACAAGCTGGTCGAGCGGGCCAAGCGATTGCTCATGCAGCAGGCCGGCCTCGACGAGGAGGCCGCCTATCGCCGTCTGCGCAAGGAGGCCATGGCCCGGCGCCTGCGTCTGGCCGAGCTGGCCAAGGCCCTGTTACAGCAAAGCTGA